A genomic region of Metopolophium dirhodum isolate CAU chromosome 1, ASM1992520v1, whole genome shotgun sequence contains the following coding sequences:
- the LOC132932483 gene encoding 52 kDa repressor of the inhibitor of the protein kinase-like encodes MLKLIDGEDQIKMPRLVGRQKNRNNVNVNSTEEYFRIAIAIPFYDDFIQQLKDRFSKHKTVLSSLYLLIPKMCYKAAISASDFNLYSDYIDMDLLQTEIKLWNRKLISHSQDDRPSTAVEALNNCNSDLFPCIYFLLKVLAALPVSTATPERTFSTLKRTKTFLRNAIGQNRLNGLALLSVHRNIKVDPEDVLNKFALQKDRAILLI; translated from the coding sequence ATGTTAAAGTTGATAGACGGAGAGGATCAGATAAAAATGCCAAGACTAGTTGGACgtcaaaaaaatagaaataacgTTAATGTTAACTCTACAGAAGAATATTTCCGTATAGCTATTGCTATTCCTTTTTATGACGATTTTATTCAACAACTAAAAGATAGATTTTCAAAACACAAAACAGTTTTGtcttctttatatttattaataccaaAAATGTGTTATAAAGCTGCAATATCAGCctcagattttaatttatattctgaCTATATAGATATGGATTTATTACAAACAGAAATTAAACTATGGAATAGGAAATTGATCTCACATTCTCAGGACGATCGTCCTAGTACAGCCGTTGAAGCATTAAACAATTGTAATTCTGATTTGTTTCcgtgtatatactttttattaaaagttttagCTGCATTACCAGTTTCAACTGCAACACCCGAGAGAACGTTCTCAACGCTGAAACGGACGAAAACATTTTTGCGAAACGCTATTGGACAAAACCGTTTAAATGGCCTAGCATTATTAAGTgttcatagaaatattaaagTAGATCCCGAAGACGTCCTGAATAAATTTGCACTTCAAAAAGATAGagctattttactaatataa